A part of Patescibacteria group bacterium genomic DNA contains:
- a CDS encoding efflux RND transporter periplasmic adaptor subunit, with protein VTKGQKIAEVTLDDYAKERETTAWLNYLSALEAVKTAEKGKVDAKIKLLQDQQSILDADDDIQHKKNDEELDYSEYEKAIFDQSLEQAKKAVAVSELKYKNANAEIAAAYAKVASELRDYQENSSLIIAPSAGIISDVALAPGFIIAASSTTSNTSGATIVSAQTIGNISDPNGHLIATVSLTEMDIIYVKSNQKVSLVLDVYPDKTFTGKVLSVNTNGSSSSGVTSYPVTIILDPVTVEIYPHMGVTVEIITKISDSAILVPSSSVKSSNDGSNYLEILSNNASQQITVTVGDSNNTQTQILSGLNEGDVVITGTTVAQTTTNRTTPSPFGNTRGVFNVGGGGR; from the coding sequence CAGTAACCAAAGGTCAAAAAATTGCTGAAGTTACTCTTGACGATTACGCTAAGGAACGCGAGACTACCGCTTGGTTAAATTATCTTAGTGCTTTAGAAGCGGTAAAGACTGCAGAAAAGGGTAAGGTTGATGCCAAAATTAAGTTATTGCAGGATCAACAGTCGATTCTTGATGCCGATGATGATATCCAGCATAAGAAAAATGACGAAGAGCTGGACTATTCGGAATACGAAAAAGCGATTTTTGATCAATCGTTAGAACAAGCCAAAAAAGCCGTTGCCGTTTCGGAACTAAAATATAAAAATGCCAATGCCGAAATTGCGGCGGCGTACGCTAAAGTTGCTTCCGAGCTTCGCGATTATCAAGAAAACTCATCTCTTATTATCGCGCCTTCCGCAGGAATCATTAGCGATGTCGCGCTTGCTCCTGGATTTATTATAGCCGCCAGCTCCACTACTAGTAATACAAGCGGGGCAACAATTGTTTCCGCGCAAACAATAGGAAATATTAGCGATCCTAATGGCCACCTTATTGCTACTGTAAGTCTGACCGAAATGGACATCATTTATGTAAAATCTAATCAAAAGGTTTCTTTAGTTTTGGATGTTTATCCAGATAAGACATTTACCGGTAAAGTATTGTCTGTTAACACCAATGGCAGTAGCAGTTCTGGGGTTACTTCTTATCCCGTAACAATTATTTTAGATCCGGTAACGGTTGAGATCTATCCTCACATGGGGGTAACAGTAGAAATAATCACTAAAATTTCCGATAGCGCTATTTTAGTTCCATCGTCCAGTGTTAAATCATCCAACGACGGAAGCAACTATCTAGAGATTCTCTCTAACAACGCGTCTCAACAAATTACAGTTACTGTTGGGGATTCAAACAATACTCAAACGCAGATATTAAGCGGGTTAAACGAAGGGGATGTTGTAATTACTGGGACAACTGTTGCTCAAACAACTACTAATAGAACAACCCCATCGCCTTTTGGCAATACCCGCGGTGTCTTTAATGTCGGTGGTGGTGGCAGATAG